Proteins co-encoded in one Lacerta agilis isolate rLacAgi1 chromosome 6, rLacAgi1.pri, whole genome shotgun sequence genomic window:
- the LOC117048415 gene encoding cytochrome P450 4A2-like, giving the protein MVFITEKTASLTFQIVQLCAGFCLIYVLIKSTQLYFKRQGLLKTLESFPGPPSHWLYGNVHQITSHAEEMNIMQNWAEKFPYAFPRWFGGFIPAVVITHPDYAKTLFSRNDPKAKEMYERLVPWIGRGLLILNGPKWHQHRRLLTPAFHYDILKPYVAQIADSVKVMLDKWEKLIAEDPTKSLEMFDHVSLMTLDSIMKCAFSYKSSCQTERELDYYVSAVHDMTLLVFQRVTSALLQNQLIYSCTPSGWRFKEACSLAHHHTEKVIAERKKSLKNERELEKIQKKRHLDFLDILLCAKDENGVGLSDEDLRAEVDTFMFAGHDTTASGISWILHSMAQHPEHQQKCREEIKDILGDREDIHWDDLGKMTYITMCIKESLRLNSPVPVVSRQLSKPITFFDGRTLPEGFRVSVAIHCIHKNPSVWQDPEVFDPTRFSADNPSQRHPHSFIPFAAGSRNCIGQQFAMNEMKVALALTLLRFEILPDPSKLPIPIPQIVLKSENGIHLFLKKLD; this is encoded by the exons ATGGTATTCATAACAGAGAAAACAGCAAGTCTCACTTTCCAGATCGTGCAACTATGTGCTGGCTTCTGTCTGATTTATGTGCTGATTAAATCCACCCAGTTGTATTTCAAGAGACAAGGATTGCTCAAAACTTTGGAGAGTTTCCCAGGTCCTCCTAGCCACTGGCTCTATGGTAATGTTCACCAG ATCACCAGTCATGCAGAGGAAATGAACATAATGCAGAACTGGGCTGAAAAATTCCCTTACGCTTTCCCCAGGTGGTTTGGGGGTTTTATTCCTGCTGTAGTTATCACTCACCCTGATTACGCCAAAACTTTATTTAGCAGAAACG ATCCTAAAGCTAAAGAGATGTATGAGCGCTTGGTTCCTTGGATTG GGAGAGGACTGCTTATCTTAAATggacccaagtggcaccagcacAGGCGATTGCTAACACCAGCTTTCCACTATGACATTTTGAAACCCTATGTGGCACAAATTGCAGATTCAGTCAAAGTTATGCTG GATAAATGGGAGAAGCTGATTGCAGAGGACCCCACAAAGTCTCTGGAGATGTTTGACCATGTCAGTTTAATGACTCTTGACAGCATCATGAAATGTGCATTCAGTTACAAGAGTAGCTGCCAGACGGAAAG aGAGCTGGATTATTATGTCAGTGCTGTGCATGATATGACCCTCCTAGTGTTTCAGAGAGTCACCTCAGCATTGCTTCAGAATCAGCTCATCTATTCATGCACCCCATCAGGATGGCGCTTTAAGGAAGCCTGCAGCTTGGCACATCATCATACAG AAAAAGTAATTGCAGAGAGGAAGAAATCGCTTAAGAATGAAAGGGAACTTGAAAAGATCCAGAAGAAGCGACACTTGGATTTTTTGGACATTCTTCTTTGTGCCAAG GATGAAAACGGAGTTGGGTTGTCTGATGAAGACCTGCGCGCTGAAGTGGACACTTTCATGTTTGCAGGCCATGATACTACGGCCAGCGGAATCTCCTGGATCCTACATTCTATGGCTCAGCACCCAGAGCACCAGCAGAAATGCAGAGAAGAAATCAAAGACATTCTTGGGGATCGAGAGGACATCCATTG GGATGATCTTGGCAAGATGACCTATATCACAATGTGCATAAAGGAGAGTCTCCGACTAAATTCTCCAGTTCCGGTAGTGTCCCGACAGCTGAGCAAACCCATTACTTTTTTTGATGGACGCACTTTACCTGAAG gattTAGAGTTTCAGTTGCCATCCATTGTATTCATAAAAACCCCAGTGTATGGCAAGACCCTGAG GTATTTGATCCTACGAGATTCTCAGCGGACAACCCATCTCAAAGACATCCTCATTCATTCATCCCTTTTGCAGCTGGATCAAG GAACTGTATCGGGCAACAGTTTGCTATGAATGAGATGAAAGTAGCTCTTGCTCTGACACTGCTTCGCTTTGAAATCCTGCCAGACCCATCAAAGCTGCCCATTCCTATCCCTCAGATTGTCCTGAAGTCTGAGAATGGGATACATCTCTTCTTGAAGAAACTTGACTGA